The genome window ACGTTTCTATACACCAAACGAAGACTGGGAACCCGTTGATGTAAATGACTACTTCTATGTTAAAGAAGAAGAAACGGAATAAGTGACCTTTACTTCCCGAACTATGTTAAATATATTGTAAAAACTAGCTCCCTTTACTTGAAGGGAGCTAGTTTTTTGTTGTGCTCATTCCAATTAATACTGCACTTATAAGTTAGAAATCATCTTAGATACACTTTTAATAAACTCGGTCAATTTATGAGACCAACCGAGCACTCACTCTACTTTTGACCATCATTTAATCTTCTAGCTTCTTCTGGACTTGACATCTTTGTCGCCCCTTTAAAACGAAGACCAACATCTCGGTCTGATTCAACACGTCTGCTTTCCCGTAATTTCTTTTCTTGACGATCTCTTCCCATGTTAACACCTCCTGACTTTAACATGAGTCTTTTAAGCGTAGTTTATTCATCTGCCTTCTTATGTTATTTCAATTCTACTCAATTCTTCTTTATCTTCTCCCAATATAACTCCCATTCACCTGCATAACGAATTCCTTAAGCAGTCCAGGTAAGTCAGGCCATGCATGACCTGAAATAAGGTTTCCATCGACATGATTGGATTCATCAATATATGTCGCTCCTGCAGCTTCAACTTCTGGTTTGCAAGCAATGTAAGCAGTCATTTCTCTTCCTTGTAAATGTTCCCGAACTGTTGTCAATACAAGACTCGCATGGCAAACCGCTGCAATTGGCTTGTCTGTTTCAAAGAAGTGGCTAACGATTCCTGGAACATGCTCGTTAAGGCGAATATGTTCTGGCGCACGTCCACCGGGGATAATTAAACCATCATAGTCTTCTGGATTTACTTCAGCAAAAGAAGCTGTTGCTTCAATTAAATAACCCTTACTTTCCGTATAAGTTTCCCAACCGATAAAATCGTGAACAACTGTTTGCAGCTTTTTCACAGATGTGGCCGCGATTGTAACCTCATAACCTTCTTCAAGACAACGATAATAAGGATAATACATTTCCAAAGACTCTACAGCATCACCAGCAAGAATTAATACCTTCTTTGACATAACTTTCCCTCCAAATATAAAATGGTCGTTACTTAGCTACTATATTCTATAATGGACAAGGAAAGTCCTACTGTAATTTCCCTATAAAAAATGTATTCTAAACTAGGTATCCTCTATCCTCTTCATTCATATAATTAATGAATAAATAGGAAGGAGGTGACAACTATGGGAAACACATTAATTAAAATCTCCGTGATCTATTTCCTAATTGGAATTACACTCGGGCTCTATATGTCAATTGGGCATGATTACGTTTTAACAGGTGTACATGTACACATCAACTTACTCGGTTGGGTGTCTCTTGCGATTGCTGGTATCTTTTATAAACTTTTTCCTCATCTTGCCCAAACCGCAACAGCGAAGGTTCATTTTTGGTTACACAACATTGGTTTACCTGTTATGATGATTTCTCTGGCATTTGTAGTAACAGGTGCCGGAGGACTTTTCACTACATTATTATCCATTGGCGGGGTTGTAACTGTCCTTGCAATATACTTCTTCTCTTTCAACATATTAAGTAATTTAGATAAATCGCCTTAAAGCCATTCCGCACCACTCTTTTATAAGTGGTGCGGAATTTAATGAACCTTATATTGGTAATATTTGATTAATATATTTATGATAGGAGGTAATAATAAGAAAAGGTGGGGTTGCATGGTTGAGAAAGTAGAATTAGGAAATACAGGGCTATATGTCCATCCAATTGGACTTGGGGCAAACAAAATTGGCAAAGAGGATAAAGAAACAAATACCGATTATGGCGGAGAGATAATAAACGCAGCGGTAAAAAATGGTCTTAACTTTATTGATACAGCCTACATATATGGAAAAGGGCTTTCAGAGGAAATAATCGGAAAAACATTGAAAGAAAATATGAACAGAAATGACGTTATACTAGCAACGAAAGGAGCACATCGGTTCGAGGGCGATACAATGATTGTCGATAATTCTCCTGCATTTCTAACGCAGACAGTGGATGAAAGTTTAAAACGGCTGCAAACTGATGTGATTGATCTGTTCTATATTCACTTCCCTGATGAAGAAACACCGAAGTATGAAGCAATTGGCACATTACAGCAATTAAAAGAGGCAGGTAAAATTCGGTCCATAGGTGTTTCCAACTTTTCATTCGAACAGCTTAAGGAAGCTAACCAAGATGGATATATCGATGTTATCCAAGACGAATACAATCTCATTAATCGCAAAGCAGAAACAGAACTATTTCCATATTTATCAGATAACAATATCTCATTCATTCCTTATTTCCCTTTAGCTTCTGGACTGTTAGCAGGCAAATACAAGCCAGACACCATCTTCTCAGAGAAACAAAAGGCTCGACCGCAATTTAGGGATGAGGTCTATTTCAAGCATTTGGAAGAGGTAGATAAAATCCGGCAAATTGCAGATAACCATGATGTAGACGTTGCGCACATTGTCTTAGCATTCTATTTAACACGCAGGCCAATTGATTCCGTTATCCCAGGAGCAAGAAATTCGCAACAAATCGCGGATAATTTAAAAGCTGCTGAAGTAAGGCTGACGACAGAAGACATTCAAATTATTGAAGATATCTTTCCTGTTTAATATTAAAAATCGGAATCAAAAATATCACTTCTGATTCCGATTTTTCCCGTCTACTCTAGTTAACGAATCCCTCGCTTATATGGAGCAGGGGGTGTTACCTTACCCGAAACAGCTTTTATTGCATGAAGTCCCCAGTAAGGATCATTTAGCATTCCTCTTGCAACTGCAATTAAATCTGCTTCATCATTTGCAACAGTCGCTTCGGCAACTAAAGGGTCACTTAATTTTCCAACTGCAATTACTGGCACGTTTAATATCTCTTTGAAGGCACGAGCAAATGGCACTTGATATGCTGGATGATTCGCTGGTTTCAATTTCCCTGGTAGCCCCTCTCCACCGCTGGAAACATGAAAGACATCAACACCAGCTTCTTTAAAACGTTTGGCGATCTCAATGGCATGTTCAATTTTATAACCCCCATCAACATATTCGATGGCTGACATTCTCATGATTAATGGCATATCATCTGGGATCACACTTTTTACTGCATGAATAACTTCTACTCCGAATCTCGCTAGATCCTCACCATATTCGTCTTTTCGATTATTAATGGTTGGTGACATAAACTGATGGAGCAAGTAACCATGCGCACCGTGAATTTCGATTGTATCAAATCCAGCTTCAACAGCACGTCTTGCAGCATCTTTAAATTGGAGGACAAGTTCTTTCACTTCTTCTGTTGTTAAAGCTCTTGGTCGTTTCAGCCTTCCTTTGATACTTTCTTCAGGTAGAACTTCGACTGGAATATCAGACGCACCAACTGGCTGTTCTGCATCCTCTGCCTTACGACCTGCATGGGCGATTTGAATGCCAATCTTCGCGCCATATTTATGTACCTCATCGACAATCCTTTTATAAGCTGGTACATGATCATCGGACCACAATCCTAAATCACCGTTTGTAATTCGTCCATCTGGATCAATATCGGTCATCTCGACAATGATAAGACCCGTCCCTCCAATCGCTCTCGATACATAATGAACAAAATGCCAATCATTCGGCATCCCATCCTCGGTTTCAACTGAATACTGGCACATCGGCGCCATTACAATTCTATTTTTTAATTCTAAACCCTTTATTTTAAATGGTGTAGGCAGTATAGCCATTCATTTCCCCTCCCTTTTATTCTATGGGTGCAATTTTATATATTGAACATAGGAAAGTCAAACTTACTGTTTATCAAAAAGGATGATACTCAATTTATACTCTACCCTAAATTAGGAAGAAATTGTATACTGGAAAAGGCACCATATTTCCAATATTTTAGAAACATTTTATTTTTGAAACTGTTCCATGAGAAAGAAGGGCGGATGAAATGACTATTTTAATCATGAAAGATATAGAGAAACATGAAAAGGATACAATATTATTTCCTTCTTTTCACTTAGAAGTTGCTGCAAGTGAGATTACTGCAGTTTATTCAACATTAAATGTTCGCAGTACCATTCTAGACATGCTGACAGGAGACACACCGTCCCTCAATGGCAGCATAACGATTAATGGTGAGTCACTTTCTGAGAATAAAAGAGCTTA of Oceanobacillus zhaokaii contains these proteins:
- a CDS encoding YpzI family protein — encoded protein: MGRDRQEKKLRESRRVESDRDVGLRFKGATKMSSPEEARRLNDGQK
- a CDS encoding DJ-1/PfpI family protein, yielding MSKKVLILAGDAVESLEMYYPYYRCLEEGYEVTIAATSVKKLQTVVHDFIGWETYTESKGYLIEATASFAEVNPEDYDGLIIPGGRAPEHIRLNEHVPGIVSHFFETDKPIAAVCHASLVLTTVREHLQGREMTAYIACKPEVEAAGATYIDESNHVDGNLISGHAWPDLPGLLKEFVMQVNGSYIGRR
- a CDS encoding cytochrome-c oxidase gives rise to the protein MGNTLIKISVIYFLIGITLGLYMSIGHDYVLTGVHVHINLLGWVSLAIAGIFYKLFPHLAQTATAKVHFWLHNIGLPVMMISLAFVVTGAGGLFTTLLSIGGVVTVLAIYFFSFNILSNLDKSP
- a CDS encoding aldo/keto reductase, encoding MVEKVELGNTGLYVHPIGLGANKIGKEDKETNTDYGGEIINAAVKNGLNFIDTAYIYGKGLSEEIIGKTLKENMNRNDVILATKGAHRFEGDTMIVDNSPAFLTQTVDESLKRLQTDVIDLFYIHFPDEETPKYEAIGTLQQLKEAGKIRSIGVSNFSFEQLKEANQDGYIDVIQDEYNLINRKAETELFPYLSDNNISFIPYFPLASGLLAGKYKPDTIFSEKQKARPQFRDEVYFKHLEEVDKIRQIADNHDVDVAHIVLAFYLTRRPIDSVIPGARNSQQIADNLKAAEVRLTTEDIQIIEDIFPV
- a CDS encoding NADH:flavin oxidoreductase/NADH oxidase encodes the protein MAILPTPFKIKGLELKNRIVMAPMCQYSVETEDGMPNDWHFVHYVSRAIGGTGLIIVEMTDIDPDGRITNGDLGLWSDDHVPAYKRIVDEVHKYGAKIGIQIAHAGRKAEDAEQPVGASDIPVEVLPEESIKGRLKRPRALTTEEVKELVLQFKDAARRAVEAGFDTIEIHGAHGYLLHQFMSPTINNRKDEYGEDLARFGVEVIHAVKSVIPDDMPLIMRMSAIEYVDGGYKIEHAIEIAKRFKEAGVDVFHVSSGGEGLPGKLKPANHPAYQVPFARAFKEILNVPVIAVGKLSDPLVAEATVANDEADLIAVARGMLNDPYWGLHAIKAVSGKVTPPAPYKRGIR